Proteins encoded by one window of Yamadazyma tenuis chromosome 2, complete sequence:
- a CDS encoding protein disulfide-isomerase (EggNog:ENOG503NYC8; COG:O), translating into MSYGASYEQYNTLFLNEASEIHPSIVYRNLGLVTVLLLVLTLLSLATALMVNLKNKSHVSYLVSASIASLSIGFGSILLSNYVGCLAVLAASDGFYDKNPNIYELTPATFDKVVNKSNYTTIVEFYAPWCGYCKQLKSTFQKVGKFIQNDARYSVHVAAVNCDKGYNKKLCADEKVTGFPTLKVFRPPKYDATKPTVTKHVSEVYTGQRSFKPIVDFLASRIKNYVKRVHSFEQVSTWLNKGNSTKRVLLVTEVSALSAMYKSLAVDYLGLVSFGVFTIKEQPTDAKVSIGDKEVELPLEKMGKSALLLIDTEEKSVLRYEGKLNDKLKISKWIMEKSGVQPLEGELSNKEKETYERYRLGKKIRKQKKQPELEHDEL; encoded by the exons ATGTCATACGGTGCTTCGTACGAACAGTACAATACGCTTTTCCTCAACGAGGCAAGTGAAATCCACCCAAGCATAGTATACCGTAACTTGGGGCTCGTGACGGTGTTGTTATTGGTCCTTACTCTTTTGTCGTTGGCCACGGCCTTGATGGTCAATTTAAAGAACAAGTCTCATGTGAGTTACTTGGTGAGTGCCAGCATCGCGTCGTTGTCAATTGGGTTCGGAAGTATCTTGTTGTCCAACTACGTGGGC TGTTTGGCGGTGTTGGCAGCCAGCGACGGGTTCTACGATAAGAACCCGAACATCTACGAGTTGACACCTGCCACATTCGATAAGGTGGtcaacaaatccaactACACCACGATTGTCGAGTTCTATGCTCCGTGGTGTGGATATTGTAAACAGTTGAAATCAACGTTCCAGAAGGTGGGGAAGTTCATTCAGAACGACGCGAGGTACAGTGTGCACGTGGCGGCCGTGAACTGTGACAAGGGCTATAACAAAAAGCTCTGTGCTGATGAGAAGGTTACTGGGTTCCCCACGTTAAAAGTGTTCAGACCACCAAAGTATGACGCCACCAAGCCTACCGTCACAAAACATGTATCGGAGGTGTATACTGGCCAGAGACTGTTCAAGCCGATTGTGGACTTCCTCGCCAGCCGGATCAAAAATTATGTCAAACGGGTACACCTGTTTGAACAGGTGAGCACTTGGCTCAACAAGGgcaattccaccaaaagaGTGCTATTGGTGACCGAAGTTAGTGCCTTGAGTGCCATGTACAAGTCCTTGGCAGTGGACTACTTGGGTCTCGTGAGTTTCGGGGTCTTTACCATCAAGGAGCAACCGACTGATGCAAAGGTGTCTATTGGAGACAAAGAGGTGGAATTGCCATTGGAGAAAATGGGCAAGTCGGCTCTCTTGTTAATCGACACAGAAGAAAAATCAGTTTTGCGGTACGAAGGAAAGCTTaatgacaagttgaagatttcaaaatgGATCATGGAGAAGTCTGGAGTGCAACCATTGGAAGGTGAGTTATCCAACAAGGAGAAGGAAACGTACGAGAGGTACAGACTCGGCAAAAAGATCAGGAAGCAAAAGAAGCAACCCGAACTTGAACATGACGAGCTATAG
- the DUG1 gene encoding Cys-Gly metallodipeptidase (COG:E; EggNog:ENOG503NVKQ; MEROPS:MER0026471; BUSCO:EOG09261OIF), with product MTHDKLPLEPLFDKIEELKPRFIDRLTRAVAIKSVSADETLRPEVAKMADFLVDELTALGFVDIQKKDLGIQPPPVNDPKLPLPPVVLARSGADSSKKTVLIYGHYDVQPALIEDGWNTDPFVLTHDTVKDILYGRGSTDDKGPVMGWLNVIEAHRQLGWELPVNIVCCFEGMEESGSVGLPELIAQEAKKYFSTVDATCISDNYWLGTRKPVLTYGLRGVHYYEIVVSGPAADLHSGIFGGMVGEPMTDLVKVMGSLVDSQGRIQIPGIAEMVAPLTDEEDKLYDPIDYSIDDLNDATGAKISLHDNKKDALKHRWRYPSLSLHGIEGGFSAPGAKTVIPARVSGKFSIRTVPNIEPRKLDQLVVDFCNEQFAKLGSVNTLKAQLIHDGNYWVSNPFNDNFTAAAKATVDVWNIEPDFTREGGSIPITLSFEQELGKDVLLLPMGRGDDGAHSINEKLDMSNYINGCKTLGAYLHYYAKQ from the coding sequence ATGACCCACGACAAGTTACCCTTAGAACCATTGTTCGACAAGATCGAGGAGTTGAAGCCTCGCTTCATTGATAGATTAACCCGGGCTGTTGCCATCAAGTCTGTTTCTGCGGACGAAACCTTGAGACCAGAGGTGGCCAAAATGGCCgattttttggtggatgagTTGACAGCATTGGGCTTTGTCGACATCCAAAAGAAGGACTTGGGTATCCAACCACCCCCAGTGAACGACCCCAAGTTGCCATTGCCAccggtggtgttggcaCGGAGTGGTGCTGATTCCTCCAAGAAGACGGTGCTTATTTATGGCCACTACGACGTACAACCAGCGTTGATCGAGGACGGGTGGAACACTGACCCGTTTGTGTTGACCCACGATACCGTCAAGGACATTTTGTACGGCCGTGGTTCCACCGACGACAAGGGCCCGGTGATGGGCTGGCTTAACGTGATCGAAGCCCACCGCCAGTTGGGATGGGAGTTGCCTGTCAACATCGTGTGCTGCTTCGAGGGAATGGAGGAGAGTGGCTCCGTGGGGTTGCCTGAGTTGATTGCCCAGGAGGCCAAGAAGTATTTTTCTACTGTCGATGCCACCTGCATTTCTGACAATTATTGGTTGGGCACCAGAAAACCAGTGTTGACGTATGGTTTGCGGGGGGTTCATTACTACGAAATCGTTGTCCTGGGTCCGGCGGCCGACTTGCACTCGGGGATCTTTGGAGGAATGGTGGGAGAGCCTATGACCGACTTGGTGAAGGTAATGGGCCTGTTGGTGGATTCGCAAGGACGCATCCAAATCCCCGGCATCGCCGAGATGGTGGCCCCCTTGACCGACGAGGAAGACAAGTTATATGATCCAATCGACTACCTGATCGACGACTTGAACGACGCCACGGGAGCCAAGATCTCGTTGCAcgacaacaagaaagatgCTTTGAAGCACAGATGGAGATACCCATCCTTGTCGTTACACGGGATCGAAGGGGGGTTCTCTGCTCCGGGAGCCAAGACCGTCATCCCTGCGCGTGTGTCGGGTAAGTTCTCGATCAGAACGGTGCCAAACATCGAGCCTCGTAAGTTGGACCAGTTGGTGGTTGACTTTTGTAACGAACAGTTTGCCAAGTTGGGTTCTGTTAATACCTTGAAGGCCCAGTTGATCCACGACGGGAACTACTGGGTGTCCAACCCATTCAATGATAATTTCACGGCAGCAGCCAAGGCTACTGTCGATGTGTGGAACATTGAGCCGGACTTCACTCGAGAAGGAGGCTCGATTCCCATCACCTTGTCGTTCGAACAAGAGCTCGGAAAGGACGTCTTGTTGTTGCCCATGGGACGGGGAGATGACGGGGCCCATTCGATCAatgagaagttggataTGTCCAATTACATTAATGGGTGCAAGACCTTGGGAGCCTATTTGCACTACTATGCCAAACAATGA
- the FSH3 gene encoding Family of serine hydrolases 3 (COG:E; EggNog:ENOG503NX5C) yields the protein MPSPAYKGRVLFIHGYTQNSSVFYAKTSALRKKLIKLGYKCVYLNGPCKLTPADLPSSDALSKFSSVAPTDSEETGCRSWWTKLTQSNDGVLLEDAISTIKDYIKNNTVIEDDDLKQDLTEDHKLPVMGVVGFSQGAALAGVLMSQFHHLLGPGLQFVVLYSGFKLDTSKKSGNEHYAKYFQNKRNPQDSFKVLHVLGELDTVVSEDRSMALYEYAKEYSTILKHPGGHFVPNSKLYVEHVTNWICTDEKKEEKKEDDLDDLLDMMDNIGRA from the coding sequence ATGCCTTCTCCAGCCTACAAAGGAAGAGTCTTGTTCATCCACGGATACACACAGAACTCGCTGGTATTCTATGCCAAGACGTCTGCCTTGCGGAAGAAGCTCATCAAACTCGGATACAAATGCGTGTATTTGAACGGGCCTTGCAAGTTAACTCCTGCTGATTTACCATCCAGTGATGCCCTTAGTAAGTTCAGCTCCGTTGCTCCCACCGACTCCGAGGAAACTGGGTGCCGAAGCTGGTGGACTAAGTTGACCCAGCTGAATGACGGAGTCCTCTTGGAGGACGCCATCTCTACCATCAAAGACTACATTAAAAATAACACggttattgaagatgatgatcTCAAACAAGATTTGACAGAAGACCACAAACTCCCAGTAATGGGGGTGGTGGGTTTCTCCCAGGGGGCGGCATTGGCTGGTGTTCTAATGAGCCAGTTCCACCACTTGTTGGGCCCGGGCTTGCAATTCGTCGTGTTATACTCGGGGTTTAAGTTGGATACCTCCAAGAAATCGGGAAACGAGCACTACGCCAAATACTTTCAGAACAAGAGAAACCCCCAAGACTCTTTCAAGGTGTTACATGttcttggagaacttgaCACGGTGGTCAGCGAGGATCGGTCGATGGCGTTGTACGAGTATGCAAAGGAGTACTCGACAATACTCAAACACCCTGGGGGCCATTTTGTGCCCAACTCGAAGTTGTATGTGGAGCATGTCACCAACTGGATATGCACCgatgagaagaaggaggaGAAAAAGGAGGATGATCTCGACGACTTGCTTGATATGATGGATAACATCGGCAGAGCCTAG
- a CDS encoding uncharacterized protein (EggNog:ENOG503NW3H; COG:M) encodes MIRRQLIHINKFAYGHAPTRLLTTTPIRWRPRERVRKAKEIPEDEVTKYYNSRSKPSGAKQFYYQDEPSSDPNSRYSVFSRPPNENGLITVHDGIYDILKEPTLVIERKVEMMNLFLGFEQANRYKIMNAMGEQIGFMQEKDLGIFKMLGRQFFRLHRPFDIEVFNNYGDLLMVIKRPFSFINSHIKAYLPGVNSHGEMELESIGESVQSWHLWRRRYNLFKLDDDVTDEYNQFGAIDAPFLSFDFPVSNADGDVIASVDRNWVGLGRELFTDTGVYIIRMDPASFDGMGGLYPSVAGPLTLDQRAVLLGNAVSIDFDYFSRHSRGGGGLLSFNNYE; translated from the coding sequence ATGATAAGAAGGCAATTAATACACATCAATAAATTTGCCTATGGCCATGCTCCTACCAGGCTCTTGACCACCACTCCTATAAGGTGGCGTCCTCGTGAACGTGTGCGTAAAGCGAAAGAAATTCCGGAGGATGAGGTCACCAAATACTACAACTCAAGACTGAAGCCTTCAGGTGCCAAACAGTTTTATTACCAGGATGAACCATCATCAGATCCCAATTCTCGCTACAGTGTGTTTAGCAGGCCACCCAATGAAAATGGCCTCATTACTGTCCACGATGGGATCTATGATATCCTTAAAGAACCTACTTTGGTGATTGAGAGAAAAGTTGAGATGATGAACCTCTTTTTAGGATTCGAACAGGCCAATCGGTACAAGATAATGAACGCCATGGGCGAGCAGATTGGGTTCATGCAAGAGAAGGATTTGGGgatcttcaagatgttGGGCAGACAGTTTTTCCGGTTACATAGACCTTTTGACATTGAGGTATTTAACAACTATGGagacttgttgatggtgataaAACGGCCGTTTTCGTTTATCAACAGTCATATAAAAGCGTATTTGCCGGGTGTTAATTCCCACGGTGAAATGGAACTAGAGTCGATAGGCGAGTCGGTTCAAAGTTGGCATTTGTGGAGACGGAGGTAcaatttgttcaagctcGACGACGATGTCACCGATGAATACAACCAGTTTGGGGCCATTGATGCCCCGTTCTTGTCGTTTGATTTCCCTGTCTCTAACGCGGATGGCGACGTGATTGCGTCTGTGGACAGAAATTGGGTTGGATTGGGAAGAGAGCTTTTCACCGATACTGGTGTGTACATCATTCGGATGGATCCTGCTAGTTTTGATGGGATGGGTGGATTGTACCCTTCAGTAGCAGGTCCTTTGACGCTCGACCAGCGGGCGGTTCTACTTGGTAACGCTGTAAGCATCGACTTTGACTATTTCTCAAGACACTCGAGAGGTGGAGGAGGGCTTCTCAGCTTTAACAATTATGAATAG
- a CDS encoding ubiquitinyl hydrolase (MEROPS:MER0015601; EggNog:ENOG503NVRT; COG:O) — MASSGWNTIDSDAGVFTRLVEKLNVKDVQFEDLYSIDSDSLRALSPIYGVIFLFKYSAIDRQYALDNNAPLAGEYDQDFQQYDIFFANQTIQNACATQAVLNILLNQIHVDVGEDLANFKSFVTGFDPLMAGETISNSDLIRSVHNSFSTPSILVDEDPSKPPPDSDHKNDGLFHFVGYVNVNGYIYELDGLKDFPIRHCSCSSQDEFIDKIPSVLMERISKYKDELRFSTLVITNNKLKQYKEIGDSFMVESEINKRDLWDREIELRKHDYTNLFVKIVKDISSKSSDQDWHVLLDKARQKSKRRLM; from the exons ATGGCAAGCTCAGGTTGGAACACCATAGACTCCGATGCA GGTGTTTTCACCCGCTTGGTGGAAAAATTGAACGTCAAAGACGTACAATTCGAAGATTTATATTCGATTGATTCGGACTCGCTAAGGGCCCTCAGTCCCATCTATGGAGTgatttttcttttcaagtaTAGTGCCATTGACAGACAGTATGCCCTCGACAACAATGCGCCTTTGGCAGGTGAATACGACCAGGACTTCCAACAATACGATATATTCTTCGCCAACCAGACCATTCAAAATGCCTGTGCTACCCAAGCAGTGTTGAATATTCTTTTAAACCAAATACACGTTGATGTGGGAGAGGACTTAgcaaacttcaagtcttttgtGACGGGTTTCGACCCGTTGATGGCCGGAGAAACTATCAGTAACAGCGACTTGATCCGCTCGGTCCACAATTCGTTTCTGACCCCTTCCATCCTCGTCGACGAAGACCCATccaaaccaccaccagacAGTGACCACAAAAACGACGGGCTCTtccattttgttggataCGTCAACGTGAACGGATATATCTACGAGCTCGATGGACTCAAGGATTTCCCCATCAGGCACTGTTCCTGTTCCAGTCAGGACGAATTTATCGACAAAATACCCCTGGTATTGATGGAGAGAATCAGCAAGTACAAAGACGAGTTGCGGTTTTCGACATTGGTGATCACCAATAATAAGCTTAAGCAATACAAGGAGATTGGAGATTCTTTCATGGTGGAGTCGGAGATTAATAAAAGAGATTTATGGGATCGTGAGATAGAGCTCAGAAAGCATGACTACACGAATCTCTTTGTCAAAATCGTCAAGGACATAAGCTCTAAGAGCTCTGACCAGGACTGGCATGTGCTTCTCGACAAGGCACGTCAGAAGAGCAAGCGCAGGCTAATGTAA
- the SDT1 gene encoding Putative suppressor of disruption of TFIIS (COG:S; EggNog:ENOG503NZRZ) translates to MTSPVTYTNPELVQDTRLGCTVQLPLGFGPVPPSRKKIFYFDIDNCLYQRSTKIHDLMQLKIHDYFKTHLELDDKDAHALHMNYYQTYGLALEGLVRNHKVDALKYNEQVDDSLDLKSVLSYNQELRNMLIRIKKTHQFDCFWLLTNAYKNHALRVVSFLGIGDLFDGLTYCDYSESPIVCKPMKLYFDKCLSITGVDNNDLDLVYFVDDSEINVKAALKLGWGRVFHFIEIDADYERILQSDDFGEYYSQDNSDGRKITILRNILELESAL, encoded by the coding sequence ATGACTAGCCCTGTAACGTATACGAACCCCGAACTCGTCCAGGATACACGCCTTGGATGCACTGTCCAACTCCCACTTGGCTTTGGGCCCGTTCCTCCATCCCGCAAAAAGATATTCTACTTCGATATCGATAACTGTCTCTATCAAAGATCCACCAAAATCCACGATTTGATGCAATTGAAGATCCACGACTACTTCAAAACCCACTTGGAACTTGACGACAAAGACGCCCATGCTCTTCACATGAACTACTACCAGACATACGGGTTGGCATTGGAAGGGTTGGTGAGAAATCACAAGGTCGATGCGTTGAAGTACAACGAGCAGGTGGATGACTCATTAGACTTGAAATCGGTGTTGAGCTACAACCAGGAGTTGAGAAACATGTTGATTCGTATCAAGAAAACCCACCAGTTTGACTGTTTCTGGCTCCTCACAAATGCCTATAAGAACCATGCCTTACGGGTGGTTTCGTTCTTGggaattggtgatttgttTGACGGCTTGACGTACTGTGACTACTCGGAGTCGCCCATTGTTTGCAAGCCCATGAAGTTGTACTTCGATAAGTGTTTGAGCATCACCGGTGTTGACAATaatgacttggacttggtaTACTTTGTGGATGACAGTGAGATCAATGTCAAGGCCGCGTTGAAGTTGGGCTGGGGCCGGGTGTTCCACTTCATTGAAATAGATGCTGATTATGAGCGAATCTTGCAGCTGGACGACTTTGGTGAGTACTATAGCCAGGATAATAGTGACGGCCGCAAAATCACCATTCTTAGGAAtatcttggagttggaactgGCATTGTGA
- the SFC1 gene encoding Mitochondrial succinate-fumarate transporter (EggNog:ENOG503NVPF; COG:C), with protein sequence MSSATQKPQTKGRGITDLVAGGTAGLFEALCCHPLDTVKVRMQLYRKSGQKPPGFLKTGINIVQKETFLSLYKGLGAVVIGIVPKMGLRFSSYEFYRSLLYAPDGSISTSSTFLAGVGAGITEAVLVVNPMEVVKIRLQAQHHSMADPLDIPKYRNAPHAAYVIVKEEGFKTLYRGVSLTAARQATNQGVNFTVYSKIKEYLQGYHQTDVLPAWETSCIGLISGALGPLSNAPLDTIKTRLQKTTYASNESGMVRIVKIGKQLVHEEGMAALYKGITPRIMRVAPGQAVTFTVYEFMKGVLSGDTPIPSLTSGNKKLD encoded by the coding sequence ATGTCTTCAGCCACACAAAAACCCCAGACCAAGGGAAGAGGGATCACCGACTTGGTGGCCGGTGGAACTGCCGGATTGTTCGAAGCGTTATGCTGTCACCCATTGGATACCGTCAAGGTCAGAATGCAGTTGTACAGAAAAAGTGGACAGAAACCCCCGGGATTTTTGAAAACCGGAATCAACATCGTCCAGAAAGAGACGTTTTTGAGTCTATACAAGGGATTGGGTGCGGTTGTCATTGGAATCGTACCTAAAATGGGACTAAGATTCTCGTCCTATGAATTCTACCGGTCATTACTCTACGCTCCAGATGGATCAATCTCCACCAGTCTGACATTTTTGGCCGGTGTAGGTGCTGGGATCACCGAGGCTGTTCTCGTGGTGAACCCCAtggaggtggtgaagatcAGATTGCAGGCGCAACACCACTCAATGGCTGATCCCTTAGATATCCCTAAATACAGAAACGCCCCTCACGCCGCCTACGTGATTGTGAAGGAAGAAGGGTTCAAGACCTTGTACAGAGGAGTGTCATTGACGGCTGCCAGACAAGCCACCAACCAGGGAGTCAATTTTACGGTGTACTCGAAAATCAAGGAATATTTGCAAGGATACCACCAAACCGACGTGTTGCCCGCGTGGGAAACTAGTTGCATTGGGTTGATTTCAGGGGCTTTGGGACCTTTATCCAACGCTCCTTTGGacaccatcaaaaccagATTACAAAAGACTACGTATGCTTCCAACGAATCTGGTATGGTGAGAATCGTCAAGATTGGAAAGCAATTGGTGCATGAAGAAGGTATGGCTGCTTTGTATAAGGGAATCACTCCTAGAATCATGAGAGTGGCTCCGGGACAAGCTGTTACCTTTACTGTTTACGAGTTCATGAAGGGAGTATTGAGCGGCGACACCCCTATTCCCAGTTTGACTCTGGGCAACAAAAAATTAGACTAG